The DNA window GGACGGCGCCGCGTGGCTCACCCAAAACCACGGCGGCACAGGACTTTTGGGGCCCATGGCCAAGCTGGTGAAGGTGCGGTCCGGCTATGAGGCGGCGCTGGCCGCGGTGCTGGGATCGGCGGCCGACGCCCTGGCCGCCGAGAGCTTCGGCGCGGCCCGCTCGGCCGTCGCCGCGCTCAAGGAGGCCGACGGCGGCCGCGCCGCGCTGGTGCTGGGCGACTGGCCCGCCGGTCAGCCCGCGCCGCAGACCGCCCCGGCGGGTGCGCTGTGGGCGCTGGACCTGATCGACGCGCCCGGACGGCTGCGCGGCGCGATCACGGCCATGCTCTCCGGCGTCGCGGTGGTCGACGACCTGGACGAGGCGCTGGCGCTGGTGGCCGCGCATCCCGACTTGCGCGCGGTCACGCTCGACGGCGACCTGGTGGGCGCCGGCTGGGTGAGCGGCGGCTCGGACCGCAAGCTGTCCACGCTCGAGGTGACCTCGGAGATCGACAAGGCTAGCGACGAACTGGCCGCCGCGGAGGCCCAAGTGGCCCAGCTGACCGCGGCGCTGTCCGGCGCGCTGACCGAGCAGGCCGCCCGGCAGGACTCGGCCGAGCAGGCACTGGCCGCGCTCAACGAATCCGACAGCGAGATCTCGGGGATGTACGAGCAGCTGGGCCGGCTCGGTCAGGACGCCCGGACGTCCGAAGACGAGTGGAGCAGGTTGCTGCGCCAGCGCGAGGAGCTCGAAGCCGGCCGGACCCAGACCGTCGCGGAAGTCACCGAATTGGAAACCCGGCTGCGCAACGCCCAGGAAACCCAGTACGCGCCGACCGATGAGCCCGTGAACCGTCAGCAGATCGCCGCCGCCACCGAGGCCGCTCGCAGCGTCGAAGTGGAGGCCCGGCTGGCGGTGCGGACCGCCGAAGAGCGCGCGAACGCGGTACGCGGGCGGGCGGATTCGTTGCGCCGCGCTGCCGCCGCCGAACGCGAAGCCCGGTTGCGGGCCCAGCAGGCGCGCGAGGCACGGCTGCGCGCCGCCGCGGTGGCGGCGGCGGTGGCCGACTCCGGGCGGCTGCTGGCGCAGCGATTGAACGGCGTCGTCGGCGCCGCATCCAAGATCCGCGACGCGCTGGCCGCCGAACGCCAGCAGCGTGCGACCGCTATGGCCGCGGTGCGCGACGAGGTGAACGCGTTGAGCGCCCGGGTCGCCGCCCTGACCGATTCCCTGCACCGCGACGAGGTGGCCAACGCCCAGACGGCGATGCGGATCGAGCAGCTCGAGCAGATGGTGCTCGAGCAGTTCGGCATGGCGCCGGCCGATCTGATCGCCGAGTATGGCCCGGAGAATCAGCTGCCGCCCTCCGAGCTGGAGATGGCGGAATACGAGCAGGCCAAGGAGCGCGGCGAGCAGGTTTTCGCGCCGGCGCCGATTCCCTACGACCGGCCCACCCAGGAACGCCGGGCCAAGCGGGCCGAGCGCGAGCTGGCCGAGCTGGGCAGGATCAACCCGCTGGCACTGGAGGAGTTCGCCGCGCTCGAGGAGCGCTACAACTTCCTGTCCACCCAGCTCGAGGACGTCAAAGCCGCCCGTAAAGACCTGCTCGGCGTGGTCGACGAGGTCGACGCCCGAATCCTGCAGGTGTTCAGCGAGGCCTACACCGACGTGGAACGTGAGTTCTCCGACGTCTTCACGGTGCTGTTCCCCGGCGGGGAGGGCCGACTGCGGCTGACCAATCCCGACGACATGCTCACCACCGGCATCGAGGTCGAGGCGCGTCCGCCGGGCAAGAAGGTCACCCGGCTCTCGCTGCTGTCCGGCGGCGAGAAGGCGCTGACGGCGGTGGCCATGCTGGTGGCGATCTTCCGGGCCCGCCCGTCGCCGTTCTACATCATGGACGAGGTGGAGGCCGCCCTCGACGACACCAACCTGCGGCGGCTGATCTCCCTGTTCGAGCTGCTGCGGGCGCGCTCGCAGCTCATCATCATCACGCACCAGAAGCCGACGATGGAGGTCGCCGACGCGCTGTACGGCGTGACCATGCAGGGCGACGGCATCACCGCCGTCATCTCCCAGCGGATGCGCGGTCAGCAGGTGGACCAGCTGGTCTCCAGTTCGTCGTAGCGCCGATCGCAAGCGCGGCGGAGCCGGGCGAAGCGGGTCGGCGCCATCGATCGAGCGCCGATCGCAAGCGCGGCGGAGCCGGGCGAAGCGGGTCGGCGCCATCGATCGAGCGCCGATCGCAAGCGCGGCGGAGCCGGGCGAAGCGGGTCGGCGCCATCGATCGAGCGCCCGGAGGTGGTGGCTGCCGGGCGACCATGCCGTCCTGAAACAATGTCAGCGTGTCCCAAGGTCTTTGGATCGCCATCGCGGTCGTCGCTGCCCTGGTCGTCATCACCGCGCTGGTCCTGGGGCTGCTGCGGTATCGCCGGCGCCGCATCAGCTTCTCGACCCGGCCCGAACCCGGGGCGATCGACCGTTCCGGCGGCTACACCGCGTCCTCCGGCATCACCTTCAGCCAGACCACCACGGCCGATCGGCTCGACACCACCGGTCTACCCGCGGTAGGCGACGACGCGACCATTCCCCGCGACGCGCCGCGGCGCACCATCTCCGAGGTCGAACTCCCCGAACCCGAGACCCTCGCGCCGCCGCCGTCGGACCTGCAGGCCCCGCCCGCGCCGCCGGCTCCGGCACCCGAAACGCAGGCCGCCCCCGCCGCACCGGCCGCCCCTGAGGCTCCGGCACCCGAAACGCAGGCCGCCCCCGAGATCGAGGAGATCGCGCCCACCGAAGGCCGGCTGGAGCGGCTGCGCGGCAGGCTGGCCAGGTCGCAGAACGCGCTCGGGCGCAGCGTGCTGGGACTGATCGGCGGCGGCGACCTGGACGAGGACGCCTGGCAGGACGTCGAGGACACGCTGCTGGTCGCCGACCTGGGCCCGGTGGTCGCCGAATCGGTGATCTCCCAGCTCCGCAGTCGCCTGGCCGGCAGCGACGTGCGCACCGAGGCCGACGCCAAGGCCGTGCTGCGCGACGTGCTGATCAAGGAGTTGCAGCCCGGCATGGACCGGTCGATCCGGGCGCTGCCCCACGACGACCATCCCTCGGTGCTGCTGATTGTCGGGGTCAACGGCACCGGAAAGACCACCACCGTCGGCAAGTTGGCCCGGGTGCTGGTCGCCGACGGGCGGCGCGTCGTCCTGGGCGCCGCCGACACCTTCCGCGCCGCGGCGGCCGATCAGCTGCAGACCTGGGCGTCGCGGGTGGGTGCGGAAGTCGTGCGCGGGGCCGAGGGCGCCGACCCGGCCTCCGTGGCGTTCGACGCCGTCGACAAGGGCATCGCCGCGGGTGCCGACGTGGTGCTCATCGACACCGCGGGACGGCTGCACACCAAGGTCGGACTGATGGACGAGCTCGACAAAGTTAAGCGGGTCGTAACACGGCGAGCCGCCGTCGACGAGGTGTTGCTGGTGCTCGACGCCACCATCGGGCAGAACGGACTGGCCCAGGCGCGGGTGTTCGCCGAGGTGGTCGAGATCACCGGTGCCGTGCTGACCAAACTGGACGGAACGGCTAAGGGCGGCATCGTCTTTCGGGTTCAGCAGGAACTCGGCGTGCCGGTCAAACTGGTCGGTCTCGGGGAAGGCCCCGACGATCTCGCGCCGTTCGAACCGGCCGCTTTCGTCGACGCGCTGCTCGGCTGAAACGCTTACACGGTGAGCGGGACGTTAATCCCGCTGAAACACGGCGGCCCCATCGCCGAAACAACCATTGCGCAATGTTCTGGATCAGGTCATCGGACTCATGCCTGGTGGCCAGTTGTGGGCCGACCGGAGGAGATTGCGAGTGACATACCCGATACTGGGCCAGCCCAATACCGGCGATACCGCCTGGATGTTGGCCAGTTCCGCGCTGGTGCTGTTGATGACGCCGGGTCTGGCGTTTTTCTACGGCGGAATGGTGCGCGCCAGAAGCGTTCTGAACATGCTCATGATGAGCATCAGCGCGATGGGCGTCGTCACCGTGCTGTGGGTGCTCTACGGCTATTCGATCGCCTTTGGCGACGACGCCGGCGGCGTCGTCGGAAAGCCGACCTCATTTTGGGGCCTGAAGGGCCTCATCGGTGTCAACGCGGTGGCCGCCGATCCGAGCAAAGGCACTGCGGCAACGGACATCCCGTTGGCGGGAACCCTGCCAGCCACCGTGTTCGTGGCGTTCCAGCTGATGTTCGCGATCATCACCGTCGCCCTGATTTCCGGCGCGGTGTCCGACCGGCTGAAGTTCGGCGCCTGGCTGGTGTTCGCCGGTCTGTGGGCGACGTTCGTCTACTTCCCGGTCGCCCATTGGGTTTTCGCGTTCGACGGGTTCGCCTCCGAGAAGGGTGGCTGGATCGCCAACAAGCTGCACGCGATCGACTTCGCCGGCGGGACCGCGGTCCACATCAATTCCGGTGTGGCGGGCCTGATGCTGGCGATCGTGCTGGGCAAGCGCCGCGGTTGGCCCACCACCTTGTTCCGGCCGCACAACCTACCGTTCGTGATGCTCGGTGCCGGGCTGCTGTGGTTCGGGTGGTACGGCTTCAACGCCGGATCGGCCACCAGCTCCAACGGCGTCGCCGGGTCGACCTTCATGACCACCACGGTCGCGACGGCCACCGCGATGCTGGGCTGGATGCTCACCGAGCGCATCCGTGACGGCAAGGCGACGACGCTGGGCGCGGCGTCCGGGATCGTCGCGGGCCTGGTCGCCATCACGCCGTCGTGCTCGTCGGTCAACGTGCTGGGCGCGCTGGTGGTGGGCCTGGTGGCCGGCGTGGTGTGCGCGCTGGCGGTCGGCCTGAAGTTCAAGCTGGGCTTCGACGACTCGCTCGACGTGGTCGGGGTGCACCTGGTCGGCGGTCTGGCCGGCACGCTGCTGGTGGGGCTGCTCGCCGCACCGGAGAGCCCGGCCATCAACGGCGTCACCGGCGTGTCCAAGGGATTGTTCTACGGCGGCGGCTGGGCTCAGCTCGAGCGGCAGGCGGTCGGCGCGTTCAGTGTCCTCATCTACTCTGGGGTGGTTACGCTGATCCTGGCGTTGATCCTGAAATACACCATCGGGCTTCGTCTCAACCCAGAGGCGGAGGCCACGGGTATCGACGAGGCGGAGCACGCCGAGAGTGGCTACGACTTCGCCGTGGCCACTGGTTCGGTTCTCCCGCCCCGGGTCGCCGTGGCGGATACCCGCAACGGCCTGGAGGAGGAGCGAGTGGGCGACAAAGTGGAGGCAGAGCAGTCATGAAGCTGATCACCGCGATCGTAAAGCCGTTCACGCTCGATGACGTGAAGACCAGTCTCGAGGACGCGGGCGTCCTGGGGATGACGGTCAGCGAAATCCAGGGCTACGGACGGCAGAAGGGTCACACCGAGGTCTACCGGGGCGCCGAATATTCGGTCGACTTCGTGCCCAAGGTGCGCATCGAGGTCGTTGTCGACGACTCCATCGTCGACAAGGTCGTGGACAGCATCGTCCGGGCCGCGCGCACCGGCAAGATCGGTGACGGCAAAGTGTGGGTGAGCCCCGTGGAAACCATTGTGCGGGTGCGTACCGGCGAGCGCGGAACCGATGCGCTATGACGTCCGCTGTCAATTGCTGATTCGACCCGGGCGGGCCGGGAGGGTATGACCCCGAACGACCCCGACTCGTCCGGGCGCCTAGCGGGGACAGAAAGCGCCTGCGGGGCAGTCGATCTGGCTGCCTCGCGGCGCCAACTGCTGTCTGAGGGAAGCAAGCTGCACGCCGCCGAACTGCGGCACGCCTGGCTGGATCTGCACGAATCGTGGTTGATGGCCAAGGCGGCCGAGATCGGGATCGCCGACGACAGTGGCTTCGCGATCGTCGGGATCGGCGGATTGGGCCGCCATGAGCTGTTGCCGTATTCCGACCTCGATCTCATGCTGTTGCACGACAATAAATCCGACGACGTGCTGGGCAAGGTCGCCGACAAGTTGTGGTATCCGTTGTGGGACGCCAACGTTCGGCTCGACCACAGCGTGCGGACCGTCTCCGGGGCCCTCGGGGTGGCCAATGCCGACATGATTGCGGCGCTGGGCATGCTGGACGCGCGCCACATCGCCGGCGACGCGCGGCTGTCCGACGAACTGAACGCCGGCGCACGACGGCAGTGGCGCAGCGCAATTCGGTCCCGAATGAACGAGCTCGTGGAAATTACGCAGGCCCGCTGGGAGCGTTGCGGCCGCATCGCGCAGCGGGCCGAACCCGACCTGAAATCAGGCCGCGGCGGCCTTCGCGATGTGCAGCTGCTCGATGCGCTGGGCGTGGCCCAGCTGATCGACCGCCACGGCATGGCCCGCCCCGAATCACCCGGCGGTTCGCTCGACGACGCCCACCTCACGTTGCTCGATGTGCGCACCGAGCTGCACCGGGTATCGGGACGCGG is part of the Mycobacterium mantenii genome and encodes:
- the smc gene encoding chromosome segregation protein SMC, producing MYLKSLTLKGFKSFASPTTLRFEPGITAVVGPNGSGKSNVVDALAWVMGEQGAKTLRGGKMEDVIFAGTSSRAPLGRAEVTVTIDNSDNALPIEYSEVSITRRMFRDGASEYEINGSSCRLMDVQELLSDSGIGREMHVIVGQGKLDEILQSRPEDRRAFIEEAAGVLKHRKRKEKALRKLDAMSANLARLTDLTTELRRQLKPLGRQAEVARRAQTIQADLRDARLRLAADDLVNRQGEREAIFEAEAAMRRDHDQAASRLAVASEELTTHETAVGELSSRAESVQHTWFALSALAERVAATVRIANERAQHLDVEPAAPSDTDPRKPEELEAEAERVAVAERQLLAELAGARTRLDRARAELVEREREAAEAERAHMAAVRAEADRREGLARLAGQVETMRARVESIDDSVARLSERIEQAAARAQQAKVEFETVQGRVGELDQGEVGLDEHHERTVAALRLADERVAELQSAERDAERQVASLRARIDALAIGLERKDGAAWLTQNHGGTGLLGPMAKLVKVRSGYEAALAAVLGSAADALAAESFGAARSAVAALKEADGGRAALVLGDWPAGQPAPQTAPAGALWALDLIDAPGRLRGAITAMLSGVAVVDDLDEALALVAAHPDLRAVTLDGDLVGAGWVSGGSDRKLSTLEVTSEIDKASDELAAAEAQVAQLTAALSGALTEQAARQDSAEQALAALNESDSEISGMYEQLGRLGQDARTSEDEWSRLLRQREELEAGRTQTVAEVTELETRLRNAQETQYAPTDEPVNRQQIAAATEAARSVEVEARLAVRTAEERANAVRGRADSLRRAAAAEREARLRAQQAREARLRAAAVAAAVADSGRLLAQRLNGVVGAASKIRDALAAERQQRATAMAAVRDEVNALSARVAALTDSLHRDEVANAQTAMRIEQLEQMVLEQFGMAPADLIAEYGPENQLPPSELEMAEYEQAKERGEQVFAPAPIPYDRPTQERRAKRAERELAELGRINPLALEEFAALEERYNFLSTQLEDVKAARKDLLGVVDEVDARILQVFSEAYTDVEREFSDVFTVLFPGGEGRLRLTNPDDMLTTGIEVEARPPGKKVTRLSLLSGGEKALTAVAMLVAIFRARPSPFYIMDEVEAALDDTNLRRLISLFELLRARSQLIIITHQKPTMEVADALYGVTMQGDGITAVISQRMRGQQVDQLVSSSS
- the ftsY gene encoding signal recognition particle-docking protein FtsY, with protein sequence MSQGLWIAIAVVAALVVITALVLGLLRYRRRRISFSTRPEPGAIDRSGGYTASSGITFSQTTTADRLDTTGLPAVGDDATIPRDAPRRTISEVELPEPETLAPPPSDLQAPPAPPAPAPETQAAPAAPAAPEAPAPETQAAPEIEEIAPTEGRLERLRGRLARSQNALGRSVLGLIGGGDLDEDAWQDVEDTLLVADLGPVVAESVISQLRSRLAGSDVRTEADAKAVLRDVLIKELQPGMDRSIRALPHDDHPSVLLIVGVNGTGKTTTVGKLARVLVADGRRVVLGAADTFRAAAADQLQTWASRVGAEVVRGAEGADPASVAFDAVDKGIAAGADVVLIDTAGRLHTKVGLMDELDKVKRVVTRRAAVDEVLLVLDATIGQNGLAQARVFAEVVEITGAVLTKLDGTAKGGIVFRVQQELGVPVKLVGLGEGPDDLAPFEPAAFVDALLG
- a CDS encoding ammonium transporter, which produces MPGGQLWADRRRLRVTYPILGQPNTGDTAWMLASSALVLLMTPGLAFFYGGMVRARSVLNMLMMSISAMGVVTVLWVLYGYSIAFGDDAGGVVGKPTSFWGLKGLIGVNAVAADPSKGTAATDIPLAGTLPATVFVAFQLMFAIITVALISGAVSDRLKFGAWLVFAGLWATFVYFPVAHWVFAFDGFASEKGGWIANKLHAIDFAGGTAVHINSGVAGLMLAIVLGKRRGWPTTLFRPHNLPFVMLGAGLLWFGWYGFNAGSATSSNGVAGSTFMTTTVATATAMLGWMLTERIRDGKATTLGAASGIVAGLVAITPSCSSVNVLGALVVGLVAGVVCALAVGLKFKLGFDDSLDVVGVHLVGGLAGTLLVGLLAAPESPAINGVTGVSKGLFYGGGWAQLERQAVGAFSVLIYSGVVTLILALILKYTIGLRLNPEAEATGIDEAEHAESGYDFAVATGSVLPPRVAVADTRNGLEEERVGDKVEAEQS
- the glnB gene encoding nitrogen regulatory protein P-II; translation: MKLITAIVKPFTLDDVKTSLEDAGVLGMTVSEIQGYGRQKGHTEVYRGAEYSVDFVPKVRIEVVVDDSIVDKVVDSIVRAARTGKIGDGKVWVSPVETIVRVRTGERGTDAL